From the Terriglobales bacterium genome, the window CCGCTCATTCGCGAATCGGATGCCATGAGGGCCGAAGCATGGGTGAAGGAGGCTGTCGCTCAGGGTGCGAAGCTTCTCACCGGTGGCAGGCGAAACGGTACGCTCTACGAACCGACAATCCTGACGCAGACGAAGCCCGAGATGCGGGTGAATTGCCAGGAAGCATTCGCACCCGTGGTTACGCTCGAGCAATACTCGGATTTCCGAGAAGCCATTCGTTCCGTAAACCGCTCGAGCTACGGATTGCAGGCGGGCCTGTTTACGCGAGACGCCAGCCTCATCTTTGAGGCGTACAACGAACTCGAGGTCGGCGGCGTTGTCGCCGGAGACGTGCCCACATTCCGCATGGACAACATGCCCTACGGAGGCGTCAAGGAATCCGGCCTCGGTCGCGAAGGTTTGCGCTGGGCTATCGAAGACATGACCGAACAGAAGTTGCTCGTCATGAATCTCCGATAGCCTGGATTCGCTAGATGATCTGGCGGGCTCTGTCTTTCAGGGCTTCCTTCATGATCTCCAGTCCTTTAGGCTCTCCGCGCGCGATCGATTCCGCAAACTTGAGTGCCTGCTCCATCTTGATCTTGCCGGGCATCGGCGCTGTGTTTGGGTCCACCACGGCTTCGAGGATCGCTGGCCCCGGTGACGCCAGGAACTGCTCCATCGTGTTTCCGATTTCGCCTGGCTTCTCGGCGTGGTATCCGACTCCTCCGCATGCATGTGCGAACGCTGCGAAGTCGATTGGCGACAGATCTACGCCAAACTCCGGGTTCCCAAGAAACACCATCTGTTCCCATTTGATTTGGCCGAGATAGTTGTTCTTGATGATCACAACCTTAATTGGCAGGTTGTAACGGACAGCGGTCACGAAGTCTGCCATCAGCATGCTGAAGCCGCCATCGCCGACAAACGCGACGACCTGGCGTTCAGGGTATGCGATCTGCGCAGCTAAGGCGTAGGGCAGTCCCGGAGCCATAGTGGCGAGGTTCCCGGATAGAGTGTGCTTTTGTCCGCGGCGTGCTGGAATATGCCGCGCCCACCAGGTCGCGATGGTGCCGCTGTCGCAAGTTACGATCGCATCGTCGCGCAAGCGGAGTCCCAGTTCGTGTGCAACGACCTGCGGTTTCATCGGCATGCTTTCACTGGTTCCGAGCTTGTCCATGAACTCGAACCATTCCTTCATGCCATCCTGTGCCTTTTTGAGGAAATTACGGTCATCGTTCCGTTTTAGGAATGGAATTAATTTTTGTAGCGATTTCTTTGCATCCGCAACGATGCCTACCTCCATCGGATAGCGTAGTCCAATGCGAGTTGGATTCGCGTCAATCTGCACGCCGCGAGCTTGACCGGGTTTCGGCAGAAACTCGATATACGGAAACGAAGTTCCAACCATTAATAATGTGTCGCAGTTTTCGGAGCATTCCTGCGAAGGCTTGGTTCCGAGCAGGCCAATAGGACCCGTCGTGTACGGGCTGTGGTCAGGTACGCTGGCTTTTCCAAGCAGCGGCTTGGCAATCGGTGCGCCGAGTATCTCGGCAACTTGTTCGAGTTCGTCGGTCGCATGCAGCGCACCCTGTCCGGCGAGAATGAATACCTTTTTGCCGGAGTTGAGCACATCAGCGGCCCGGCGGAGGTTGGCGTCATCGGGTTCTCGGGGGGAAGCAGCAAGAACATTGGAGACGTGGTCGGCGACATTGCGCTTCGAGCGCTTTCCGCCGGACACCGTCTGCTCCTGGATATCAACGGGGACGGTAATGTGGGTTACACAACGATAAGTGAGCGCCGTGCGGCACGCGAGTTCGGTGACGTTCTCAACGTGCGTCGGACCCATAACGCGCTGGTTATATTGCGCAACGTCGATGAACAGCTTGTCCGTCTCGACATCCTGTTGCGTGAAAGTGCCGATCAGGTCATGGAATTGCATGCCGGTGATCGCGAGCACGGGAGCCCCGTCGAGCTTGGCATCGTACAAACCGTTCAGCAGATGGATGGCGCCAGGTCCCGACGTGGCGAGACAAACGCCGAGCTTGCCTGTTGTCTTCGCAAATCCGCAGGCCATAAACGCGGCGGTCTCTTCGTGGCGCACCTGGATGAACTTGATCTTGTCCTGTCGAGTTCGGAGGGCTTCGATGATGCCGTTGATGCCGTCGCCGGGCAGGCCGAATACGTATTCCACTCCCCAGTCGATCAAAGTCTCAATGAGTACGTCGGAGGTGTTCATGTTTATTCCGCTCCCGCAAAGGTAGGATGCGGCGCCGGAATCGGATGTTCTCTCGGAAAAGGCAACAGTCGCGGAATTTCGGAGTTCGCTGTGGAGAGTAGAGGATGACTGTTCCCATTTTGGGAAACAGTTTGA encodes:
- a CDS encoding thiamine pyrophosphate-dependent enzyme; its protein translation is MNTSDVLIETLIDWGVEYVFGLPGDGINGIIEALRTRQDKIKFIQVRHEETAAFMACGFAKTTGKLGVCLATSGPGAIHLLNGLYDAKLDGAPVLAITGMQFHDLIGTFTQQDVETDKLFIDVAQYNQRVMGPTHVENVTELACRTALTYRCVTHITVPVDIQEQTVSGGKRSKRNVADHVSNVLAASPREPDDANLRRAADVLNSGKKVFILAGQGALHATDELEQVAEILGAPIAKPLLGKASVPDHSPYTTGPIGLLGTKPSQECSENCDTLLMVGTSFPYIEFLPKPGQARGVQIDANPTRIGLRYPMEVGIVADAKKSLQKLIPFLKRNDDRNFLKKAQDGMKEWFEFMDKLGTSESMPMKPQVVAHELGLRLRDDAIVTCDSGTIATWWARHIPARRGQKHTLSGNLATMAPGLPYALAAQIAYPERQVVAFVGDGGFSMLMADFVTAVRYNLPIKVVIIKNNYLGQIKWEQMVFLGNPEFGVDLSPIDFAAFAHACGGVGYHAEKPGEIGNTMEQFLASPGPAILEAVVDPNTAPMPGKIKMEQALKFAESIARGEPKGLEIMKEALKDRARQII